Within the Solibacillus silvestris genome, the region AGACGAGCATTGAAAACGGTGATGCCATGGAAAAAGGTAATTTTCCTTATAGTGGTGATGATAATTGTTTTTGCAGTCGAATATTTAGCAATTACTTATTTATTTAAATAATCATTATCTTGTAATGAGATTTACTCATTTGGTATAATGAAAAGAGTTTAGGAGGGCGTCACATATGGAGAGCCGTATTGATCGAATTAAAAAGCAACTGCATAGTGCGAGCTATAAGCTGACGCCACAGCGAGAAGCAACAGTAGCGGTTTTATTGGAGCATGAGGAAGATCATTTAAGTGCTGAGGATGTTTACTTATTAGTAAAAGAAAAGGCACCAGAGATTGGACTAGCTACTGTATACCGTACACTGGAGCTTTTAACAGAGCTGAAAATTGTCGATAAAATTAATTTTGGTGATGGTGTATCCCGTTATGATTTACGTCAAGAGGGCGCGAAGCATTTCCATCATCATTTAGTTTGTATCGAATGTGGCGCAGTAGATGAAATTCAAGAAGATTTACTAGAAGATGTAGAAGAAATTGTGGAGAAACGTTGGAACTTTATTATCAAAGATCACCGTCTGACATTCCATGGCATCTGCTGGCGTTGTCATGACAATAATGACAACTCTGGAGACAGCGATGCATAATCTATAATCAAAAAAAGAGCAGCGTATCCAGCTGTTCTTTTTTTGTGTGTAAAAATAGAATTGAAGAATTCTATGTTCACTGGCTCGTTCGTGGAATAGACGGAGAAATCCAATTAGTTCTCAGCAGACAGTAAAAAAACTCCATTTCCCTCATTTGAGGAAAATGGAGTTTTTAATATTTTTATTTATTTCCCAGGATGATGGGCAACAATCAGGACCTTACCTGCATCCAGATCATTCTTTGCTGATGCATGTTCACTTTCGCCTACACCAATATCAGCAAGCTGGTGGTGCAGATCTTCAGGAGTACTTTGGAAGAAATTTTTGATCGATGCCAGGAATCCTTTGTCATCTTCCGTTGTTTCAGGCGTTTTGCTCGCATCCACATTGAAAAAGTCTGCAATGTCTTCTGCACGCTTGTTGCTGTTTGCGAAAACATGAATATGATCGCGATCATAGCCCTCGGTAATAAATGATTCGATTACTGATTTTGCTTGCACACCGTTTTCTACTGATTTGATAATTGCCATATATATACACTCTCCTTTTGTATGAATACTTATTGTATTCCCGAAGCTCTTACAATTAAAACGTTACGAGATTCATACTGTCGTATTAAACTTTCAGGAGAATGTGCATACAGATGAAAATTATCTTGTATACAGGTTACTGTTCAATAAGATCATGCACTTTTTTGATCTCTAAAAATTGTAGCTGATGACCATCAATTTCATGGATCTTAAATGCATAGTTTTCAAATATAAATGTATCTTCAATATTCAGGTCAGGCATGTTTGTGAAGTACCAGCCGCCGATTGTATCAACATTCGCGTCTTCGATGTCCAGAAAGAGCAATTTAGAAATATCTTCAAGCAATACTTTCGAGTAGACTAAATAATGGTCTTCACCGATTTTCCGAATATCTGAAACTTCATCATCGTCAAACTCATCACGGATTTCACCAACAAGTTCCTCCAATATATCTTCAACGGTAATCATGCCGCTCGTACCACCGTATTCATCGAGCAAAATGGCAATGTGAATACGTTTTTTCTGCATAATCTGAAGTAAACTTTGAATAGGGGTTGTTTCAATTGTATGGATAACGGGATTGATGAAGTCTTCAAGCTTAAATGTTGCCGGGTCAATCCGATTATTCATACCAAGTGTTAAAAAATCTTTAATATTTAAAAAACCTAATATATTATCGCGGTCCCCATTGTAAACTGGGTAGCGGGTATAGCGTTCCTCTGAAACTTGTGTTAACACTTCCTCGAACGTTGCAGTTACATCGAAACCGATAATATCTGTTCGGGGAACCATAATTTCACGTGCGATTTTATCGTCGAATTCAAACACATTGTTTACATATTTTAATTCATTGACATTAATCTCGCCGGATTTGTAGCTCTCCGATAGAAGAAGGCGCAATTCCTCTTCAGTATGTGAGAGTTCATGTTCGCTCGCTGGTCGCATACCGAACAATTTTAATAATAAACGTGCAGAACCATTTAATAGCCAGATTAAAGGGAACATAAGCTTATAGAATAATTGAATAGGCTTTGCGAATGCCAGTGTAATAGCTTCTGCTCTTTGAATAGCAATCGTTTTAGGTGCAAGTTCACCTACTACTACGTGGAAGAAAGTCGCTAAAAAGAATGCGCCACCTAATGTAAACCAATGAATATATTCTGTGCCAATTCCGATCGATTCGAACAGTGGGTGAAGTATAAACTCAAATGTGGATTCACCGACCATACCGATTCCTAGTGCTGTTACCGTAATACCTAATTGACAGGCCGATAAATATTCATCAAGGTGGGTTGTTACATTTTTAGCTGAAACGGAACCGGCTTTACCTTCAGCTACAAGTTGGTCAATACGGGATTGACGTACTTTTACGATCGCAAATTCCGTTGCAACGAAAAAGGCAGTAAAAGCGATTAAAACCGAGAAAATAATTAAGTTAATGATTGTGGTCAAACGAGCGTCCTACTCACGAAGTAGAACGTTCACCTCCTAGTTATTTAAAATTAATAATAGTGATTGCATGAGTGCAACACTTTCAGGCGACACTTTTTTTCGAAGCTTCTGCCGCTCTTTGTCATCTAAATGCTCCATTAATACCGTTACATCATGTTCAAGCTTACGCATTTGCAATCGAATATCCTGAATATCAATTTCTTCGGGTTCTTCTTTAGAAGGTCCAAGTAAGCTGTGAATCTCTTCAAGGCACTTGCCAAGCTTCTTCTGCTCTTCAATCCAGTGTATACGTTCAATCATCTCTTTATCATAATAGCGATAATTGGATGCCGAACGTTCAACTTTTAGAAGGCCCAAATTCGTATAATAATCAATAGTTCGTTTCGTTACACCTGTTGCTGCAGCAAGCTCTCCGATTTTTAGTTTGTCGATCCCAAATTATCACCTCTATCTGTCACGTTTTACTTTCAAGAATACCGCAAATAGTACATTTTGTAAATGGAAGCTATTACATATGAACAGTGTGTTTTGTTGAAAAAATGGATCATCGAAGGATAAAACGTCACTTCAATTGTACGAAAATGGTAATATAGATGTATAGAATGCAAGAGGGGCGATTTTTATGCAAGCTTTAAAAGATTCAATAGAAGATTATCTACATTTTATTAAAGTGGAACGGCAGCTTTCTGATAATACACTACAATCCTATAAGCGTGATTTAGTCGCATATGCCCGTCACATCCATTTTGAACAGCAGATTATGGAATTTGATAACGTTATGCGCGAACATATTTTGCTTTATTTGGACAGCTTACGTTCTGTAGGGAAGTCATCGAAGACCATTTCAAGACAAATTTCATCGATTCGTTCCTTTCATCAGTTTTTATTGAGGGAAAAGGTGACAAATCAAGATCCTACCGTTCATTTAGAAATGCCTAAAAAAGAACTGTCCTTACCAAAAGTATTATCAATAGAAGAAATTGATGCACTTTTGACAGCACCGTCCGTTGAAAAACCACAGGGCACAAGGGATATAGCGATTTTGGAAATGATGTATGGTTCCGGTATGCGTATAAGCGAACTGATTGACCTGAACTTGGAGGATGTTCATTTGACGATGGGCTTTGTCCGTGTGTTTGGTAAAGGCGGTAAAGAGCGGATTATTCCACTCGGTCGAAGTGCGATTCAGGCATGTATCAATTATTTGGAACAGGCGCGGCCTCAGCTTTTAGGTGATGCATTAAAAAATGATGCGTTTTTCATTACACAGAGAGGGAAAAGATTCACAAGACAAGGCTGCTGGAAGATCATTAAAGAGCATGCAGCAACAGCAGGTATTTCCAAAGAGATTACACCGCATGTTCTGCGTCATTCCTTTGCGACACATCTGATAGAAAACGGGGCAGATCTACGTGCAGTACAGGAGCTTTTAGGACACGCAGATATATCGACGACCCAGATTTATACACATGTAAGCAAAACTCGTTTATCGGAAGTATATAAACAATTCCATCCGCGTGCTTAAAAACGGCATAAACGCGTAAGACTAATGGGAAGCTTACTTTTTTCTATTAAAAATAATTCTTTCTGAAATCGGATGTCTGACCTTTACTTTATTTAGACGTTTTATGTAAAATAGAATGAAAGAAGAGGAGTTGAAAGCATTATGCAACCGTTTAAAAAAATACATGTAATTGTAATGGACTCTGTTGGTATCGGTGAAGCACCGGATGCCGATAAATTTGGCGATGCTGGCTCAAATACATTAGGACATATCGCAGAAAAAATGAATGGCTTAAATATGCCGAATATGGAGAAATTGGGTTTATCGAATATTCGTGAACTTAAAGGGATTAATAAAACTGAAGAACCGGCTGCATTTTACGGCATGATGCAAGAAGCATCTGTTGGTAAAGATACAATGACGGGTCACTGGGAGATTATGGGGCTTAACATCGATACGCCGTTTAAAGTATATCCTGAAGGCTTTCCTGAAGAACTGATTTCTAAGTTGGAAGCTGCAACTGGCCGCAAGGTGCTTTGTAATTTACCGTACAGTGGAACCGCTGTCATTGACGATTACGGTCCGGAACATATGGAAACAGGTGCAATTATTGTGTATACATCGGCAGACCCGGTTATGCAAATTGCAGCACATGAAGAAATTATTCCAGTAGAAGAACTTTATAAAATTTGTGAAATTGCACGTAAACTAACGTTGGACGCTGAATTTTTAGTAGGTCGTGTCATTGCCCGCCCGTTCGTTGGCCAACCAGGCAATTTTACGCGTACATCAAACCGTCATGACTATGCATTAACGCCATTTGGACGCACAACAATGGCTGAAATGAAGGACTCGAATCTTGATGTCATTGCAATCGGTAAAATCTCGGACATCTTTAATGGTGACGGGGTAACAGAAGCGATCCGTACGAAAGACAACACGGACGGTATGGATAAGATGGCGGAAGTTGTTCGTCGTGATTTCCATGGCATTAGCTTCTTGAACCTAGTGGACTTCGATGCGAATTTTGGACACCGACGTGATCCAATTGGCTATGGTCAAGCATTGGAAGAATTTGACCGTCGTTTACCGGAAGTTCTGGATGCTTTGTCAGCAGATGATTTGCTGATTATTACGGCAGATCACGGGAACGACCCGACATTCCCTGGTACAGACCATACACGTGAATACGTACCATTAATTGTTTACTCACCGCGCTTTACAGCTGGGGCAGAATTAGAGTTACGTGAAACATTTGCGGATATTGCAGCAACAATTGCAGATAATTTTAATATTGCGGCACCGCAGTTCGGAAAAAGCTTTTTAGCAGAGCTGAAATAAGGAGGATTTTCCACATGAGAATGGTAGATATTATTGAAAAAAAACGTAACGGCGAAGAGTTGACAACCGCTGAGATTCGCTTCTTTGTAGAAGGATATACTGATGGCACGATTCCTGATTATCAGGCAAGTGCGTTATGTATGGCTATTTACTTTCAGGATATGACAGATCGCGAACGCGCGGATTTAACAATGGCAATGGTTGAGTCTGGTGATCAAATAGACCTTTCTTCAATTGCTGGTGTAAAAGTAGACAAGCATTCAACAGGCGGAGTTGGCGATACAACGACATTACCATTAACTGCAATGGTAGCAGCTGTCGGTGTTCCGGTAGCAAAAATGAGTGGTCGCGGTTTAGGTCATACAGGCGGTACGATCGATAAGCTTGAAGCAATTGAAGGCTTCCACGTTGAGTTATCAAGTGAAGAGTTTTCAAAACAGGTAAATGATATCGGAATGGCTGTAATTGGTCAATCAGGTAACTTAACACCAGCAGATAAAAAGCTTTATGCGCTACGTGACGTTACAGGAACAGTTTCAAGCATTCCGCTAATTGCCGGTTCAATCATGTCGAAGAAAATTGCTGCAGGTGCAGATGCGATTGTCCTCGATGTTAAAACTGGTGACGGCGCATTTATGAAAACAGTTGAAGATTCAATTAAATTGGCTGAAGCGATGGTGAAAATCGGAAACAGCGTTGGTCGTAAAACAATGGCGATTATTTCAGATATGAGTCAACCATTAGGATATGCAATCGGAAATGCCCTTGAAGTTCAGGAAGCAATCGATACATTAAAAGGTAAAGGTCCAGCTGATTTAAATGAACTTTGCTATACATTAGGCTCTCAAATGGTTGTTGTTGGCGGAAAAGCAAAAACAATCGAAGAAGCTCGAAAAATGTTGGAAGAAGTTGTTGCAAGTGGAGCAGCATTGGAAGTACTGAAAAAATTCATCACTGCTCAAGGTGGGGATGCTTCAGTCGTTGATGACCCATCTCGTTTACCTCAGGCTAAATTCAAATTTGATGTGCCGGCGAAACAGGCGGGCTATATTTCAAAAATTGAAGCGGATGATATCGGAACAGCTGCAATGCTTCTTGGCGCAGGTCGAGCTACGAAAGAATCTGAAATTGACTTAGCGGTAGGACTTGTCCTACATAAAAAAGTAGGCGATGAAGTAAAAGAAGGCGAATCGCTTATGACAATTCATGCTAATACAGAAAATGTCGACGCAGTATTGGAAAAGATTTATGCACATATATTCATTTCTGCAGAAAAAGTCGAAGCTCCAAAATTAATCGAAGCAATTATTACACAATAACAAAAATTTTGAGTCTTTCACAGTCTGGGATGGATTGTGGAAGACTTTTTTGTCCTTTAAATATTCTACAAATATGTTAAACTAAGAGTTGTATTACTGCTTAAGGTAATAAAAATTCTGCTTTATGAATATTTATAAGAAGAAGGGATACTATGAGAGTTAAGTGGTCTGGAAGGTTTGAAGGCTATTCATTTGCCCATTTCAAAAAGGATCTGTTATCTGGGACGATTGTCGGGATTATTGCTGTACCGTTAGCGATGAGTTTTGCTATAGCTTCTGGGGTCAAACCGGAATACGGAATTTACACAGCAATTATCGCAGGGATTTTAATTTCCTTACTAGGGGGTTCAAAATTTCAGATCGGCGGTCCGACAGGTGCGTTCGTTCCGATTTTGCTTGGGATTGTACTCGTTTACGGGTATGAAAACTTGCTCATCGCAGGTTTGATGGCAGGGATTATGCTGTTGCTGATGGGGATTTTTAAGTTGGGGTCACTGATTAAATTTATCCCGAGACCGGTTACTGTCGGTTTTACTGCCGGAATTGCCGTCATTATTTTTACTGGACAAATCGGAAATTTTTTAGGATTAACGAATATGGAGCAGCATGAGAAGTTCCATATGAACGTTTATGAAATCGCTTCCAATATTGATACCGTTAATTTTTATAGTTTACTTGTTGCAATGATAAGTTTCGCATTGATACTTATGGCACCGAAAGTTTTACCGAAAGTACCGGGTGCTCTTATAGGAATTATTGTGTCATCCGTTGTGACGGTTCTTTTTTTACAGGGGCATGTTGCAACAATTGGCTCCACGTATGGTGCAATACCGAATACACTGCCACAATTCCACATACCGGAAGTTACACTTGAACGTATTTACATGCTTATCGGACCAGCATTTGTTATTGCAATGCTCGGTGGGATTGAATCACTGTTATCAGCGGTTGTTGCAGATGGCATGACGAACAGCAAACATAACAGTAACCGTGAATTGATCGGGCAGGGGGTTGCCAATATCGTTACACCGTTTTTTGGAGGGATACCTGCTACTGGGGCGATTGCCCGAACAGCTACGAATATTAAATCCGGTGCCGTGTCGCCATTGTCAGGGGTAATCCATGGTATCTTCGTTTTAATCACACTATTGTTGCTCGCACCATTAGCGGTACATATTCCACTTGCGAGTTTAGCACCTGTCCTCATGATGGTCGCATGGAATATGAGCGAACGACACCATTTCGTACACATATTGAAACTAAAATCCGGTGATTCGCTTGTACTATGTATTACCTTTTTATTGACAGTATTTATGAGTTTAACGGTTGCCGTAATAGCCGGACTTATTTTGGCGGTGATTCTTTTTGCGAAAAGTATGAGCGATAGCCTTACTGTTTCCAAAGTGCTGCCGAACTTGAAGAACGAGAATGGAAAGGTGCAGCCTCACGTCGTAGCGGATTTACATGAGTGTCCACAAATCAGTATATATACAATAGAAGGTCCTCTTTTCTTTGGCGCTGCCGAAAAGTTTGAACAGACGATGCTGAAGACGATACAGGAAAATCCGAAAGTATTTATCCTCCGTATGCGAAAAGTGCCGTATATCGATTCGACAGGGGAAGAATATTTCCGCAATATCCTTCAAAATATAAAGGCATCTGGCGGAATCGTTTTCTTAACAAATGTTCAGCCAGGATTAGAGCAAATGCTTAAACGAAGCGGATTGTATAATTTAATGGAAGAAGAACATTTTTATCATACGACAAATGAGGCGATTTCAGCAGCATTCCAGTATATCCAGCTAAATAAATGTATTGGATGCACTCATTATGAGTTAGAGGAATGCCGGTTGCTGTCTAATGGAGTGCCCCTGCCAGAGCAGGAATTGCTTGTACAGAAGAAATTGACCGAAGCAACAATATTGCGTGTATAAAATAATGAAAAAGCACAAATAATAAGAGACTGAATGGAAAGCTAAAAACTTTCTGTTCAGTCTCTTTTTTCACGTTTGAAATGATTAAAAATAGAACGCGCTACCTATACTGAATTTAGTTGTCGCAGGAGCACTACTTTTAACGAATGAGCACTAGTTTTGTCAGTTAGATAGGATAATTTCTGAACTTGCCGAATTTGCATGCAAGAAGGAGGCGATGTAGGTGAACTTTAATTTAACGATGTATCCAAATGATGTATTGATTGTCCAACTATTTGGCGAACTGGATCATCATGAAACAGAAAAAGTGAGAACACATATATCGAAAGCTATTTTACAAGGAAATGTAAAATTACTCGTTTGGAATTTAGAGCATTTGCATTTTATGGACAGTTCCGGAATTGGTTTAGTGCTTGGGAGAATGCGAGAACTCCGAGCTGTCGATGGACAAACAATTTTGTTAAATCCGTCAAAAACGATGCAGAAAATATTCCAGTATTCCGGTTTAGGAAATCTTATACAATTTGCATCTGAACAGCAAGTTATTTCACACAGCGAGGGGGATTGTCAATGGATAACGAAATGACGCTAACTTTTTTGGCGCGCAGTGAAAATGAAGGGTTGGCACGTATTGCCGTTACAAGCTTTATGGCACAACTCGATCCGACAATTGAAGAGCTATCGGAATGTAAAACAATCGTATCAGAAGCTGTATCGAATGCCATCATCCATGGTTATGCCGATAATCCGCATGGCATTATTACGGTTTATGCGGTTCGTTACGGTTCGGAAGTAAGTGTGACAATTAAAGATGAAGGTTGCGGAATTGAAGATATTGAACAGGCACGTGAGCCATTATTTACAACAAAGCCGGATCTAGAGCGTTCCGGAATGGGCTTTACAATTATGGAAAGTTTTTCGGATTTCCTGCAAGTAGAATCCGTACTAGGAAAAGGTACAGTCGTAACATTCACAAAACAAATTTTGCCAATAGGGACACTCGTGACATAACGAAATAAGGGGATGGGGAACATCGAGCAGTCATCTGAAACGTTATTAACGCAAGCTTATATGCGTGAACTAATCGCAAAATCACAACAAGGCGATCAAGTTGCGAGAAAAACGATGATTGAAGGAAATACTAGACTTGTCTGGTCTATCGTTCAACGCTTTGCATCAAGGGGTGTTGAACTGGAAGATTTGTTTCAAATTGGCTGTATTGGCTTAATGAAATCGGTTGATAAATTCGACTTGTCCTATGAAGTGAAATTTTCCACATATGCAGTGCCAATGATTATTGGGGAGATTCAACGTTTTTTAAGAGATGACGGTATGGTAAAGGTTAGTCGTTCTATCCGAGAGTTGAATTATAAAATTCGCCATGCGACAGATGACTATTTAAAAACGAATGAAAAACCTCCATCTGTTGCACAATTGGCTGAAATATTGCAAGTGTCCCAAGAAGATATTTTATTGGCAACTGATGCGATGCGTGATCCGGCGAGTTTGCATGATCAGCTATTTGAAAATGATGGAGATTCCATAACGTTAATGGATCAGATGCGGGACGATAAGTCTGAGCTTGCATTTGATTATGTTCCATTGAAAGACATGTTGAAGAGACTTGGAAAACGGGAACAGTCGATCATTTATTTCCGCTATTACCTGGATTTAACGCAAACGGAAATTGCTGATCGTCTCGGTATTTCACAAGTACAAGTATCACGATTGGAAAAGAAAATACTAGCTCAGTTGAAATCATGGATGGATCAGTCTACATTAAGCAGATAAGTTAAGTGACCCGCAATTACTCCATGGTGTATTAGACTAAAAATGAATAAGCGGTGAAAAAATGACAAATCAGCTTTTTACATCAATGAAAATTGCAGAAGGATTTTTTAATTCACAATTTGAACCAGATAAAAATTTTGATTTATGTATTAAAGAAATTATGATCAAAAATTTGCCGACATTAACGGTATATGTGAGCGGGCTCGTAAATGGAGACAGTTTGACAGATATTCTTTCGGAATTACAGCGTGACAATGAGGAAGAAGAAATTCTGGATGAACAGGACTATTTTCACGCCCACTTCAATTATTATGGGGTAGATTTAGCGAAATCGATTGATGACTTTATGCTCGGCGTATTAAGTGGCCGGGTAGGCTTTGTAACGAAGAGCGGTTATTGTTATTTGGCTGAATTCCGAAATTATCCTGGTCGGAATCCGGAAGAGCCGGATAATGAAAAGGTTATTCGTGGTTCGCGCGATGGTTTTGCCGAAAATATTATTTTGAACACGGCATTAGTTCGTCGACGAATTCGAAGTGAAAAGCTGCGATTTCAAATGCACCATGTAACGACCTATAGTCAAACAGATGTCGTTCTTTCCTATATGAGTGATTTAGTCAATGATAAGCATCTTAACTGGCTTGTTGAACGACTTCAGCAAATTAGGCATGATGGGTTAACGATGAGTGACAAATCGCTGGAGGAATGGCTGTTTAAACAGAAATATCACCCGTTGCCATTTGTGCGTTATACGGAGCGACCCGATATTGTAGCCGCGCATATTTTAGAAGGACATATTGCAATTATGGTCGATACATCACCTTCCGTCATGCTCGTCCCTGTAACAATGTTCCATTTGCTTCAGCATGCGGAAGAATATCGACAGGCACCGCTAGTCGGGACGATGATGCGGTTCCTTCGTTTTGGAGCGGTCATTTTAAGCTTTCTATTACTTCCTTTCTGGTATTTACTCGTTACACATCCGGAACTACTCCCCGATAAGTTAGCGTTTATCGGGATAAATGAAAAAGGTGAAATTCCTATATTTCTGCAAATATTGATTGCCGATATAGGAATTGAATATTTGCGCATCGCTGCGATTCATACACCGACACCGTTATCGACTGCAATGGGTTTAATCGCCGGTATTATCATCGGACAAATTGCAATCGACGTTGGATTATTTTCGAGTGAAATTGTATTGTATACAGCAATCACCGCAATTTTTACGTTTGCTATTCCGAACTACGAATTGAGTATTTCGGTGAAGGTATTCCGTTTGATGTTATTAAGTGCGACGGCGTTATTTGGTATCAATGGATTCTTTATTGGCGGATTCCTGATTTTTACGTACTTATGCTCATTAAAGCCGATGAATGTTCCGTATTTATGGCCTCTTGTTCCGTTTTTCCCAAAGGCGTTCGCACGTGTCATTATTCGGACACCAATGTCGGAGGATGCTCCAAGACCATTTATAGTGAACGCAAAAAAGCGAAAACGTGTATAAACATGAATTGCATCACTTTGACACCTATGTTAAAGTTCTCATATAATATTTTGTGATTTTTGAGAATATTAGCGAGGATTAGCTAAAGTCAGGGGAGAATACGATGCATTTATATGGAACACAGCAAATTAATGAACTCGGTCATTTAACAATTGGCGGAGTAGATACAATTGAGTTAGCAAAACAATACGGAACACCGTTATTCGTTTATGATACAGCACTGATTCGTAAACGTTCACGCGGCTTCATCGATACATTTGAGCAATTAGGTGTAAAAGCACAAGTTGCCTATGCTTCAAAAGCATTCGCCTGTGTTGCTGCATATCAATTGGCTGCGCAGGAAAACCTGTCGCTGGATGTTGTATCGGGCGGAGAACTCTATACAGCGATTAAAGCTGGTTTCCCGGCAGATCGCATTCATTTCCATGGCAATAATAAATCGATTGCTGAACTTGAATTGGCGTTTGAAACGGGGATCGGTTGTATTGTAGTCGATAACTTTTACGAAATTTCGTTAATTAAAGAAATCGCACAGCAGAAAACTCAAAAAATGAAAATTTTATTACGTGTGACACCAGGTGTTGAAGCACATACACATGATTTTATTACTACAGGTCAAGCTGATTCTAAATTTGGCTTTGACTTAAATAATGGACAAGCTGATGAGGCATTTAAGCAAGTAGTAAACGATGAACATATCGAACTATTAGGTTTACATTGCCACATCGGCTCTCAAATTTTTGAAACAGAAGGCTTTAGTTTGGCTGCGGGCAAAGTAATGCAAAAAATGGGTGCATGGAAAGAACAACATGGATTTGTTGCACAAGTACTGAATCTGGGCGGTGGCTTCGGAATCCGTTATACAGAAGAAGATAAGCCTTTAGAACCACATGAATACGTGGCGGATATGATTCGCACAGTTCAGGATGAAAGTAAAAAGCTGAATTTAGCGATGCCGGAAATTTGGATTGAGCCAGGCCGTTCTTTAGTTGGAGATGCAGGTACATCACTGTACACAATCGGTTCTCAGAAAACGGTACCAAATGTGCGTGACTATATTGCTGTCGATGGCGGAATGAGCGATAATATTCGACCAGCACTTTACGATGCGAAATATGAAGCGATTATTGCCAATAAAGCAAATGACCCAAAAACAAGTACATACACTGTTGCAGGTAAGCTATGTGAGTCAGGAGATAAGTTAATTATTGATGCGTCTTTACAAAATGCACATACCGGGGATATTTTAGCGATGTTCTGTACTGGA harbors:
- a CDS encoding RNA polymerase sigma-F factor (sigma factors are initiation factors that promote the attachment of RNA polymerase to specific initiation sites and are then released; this sigma factor is responsible for the expression of sporulation specific genes and is expressed in the prespore at the onset of sporulation. Interaction with spoIIAB inhibits sigma F activity throughout the cell before the formation of the asymmetric septum; after septation the interaction is confined to the mother cell, and sigma F activity is released in the prespore.), whose product is MGNIEQSSETLLTQAYMRELIAKSQQGDQVARKTMIEGNTRLVWSIVQRFASRGVELEDLFQIGCIGLMKSVDKFDLSYEVKFSTYAVPMIIGEIQRFLRDDGMVKVSRSIRELNYKIRHATDDYLKTNEKPPSVAQLAEILQVSQEDILLATDAMRDPASLHDQLFENDGDSITLMDQMRDDKSELAFDYVPLKDMLKRLGKREQSIIYFRYYLDLTQTEIADRLGISQVQVSRLEKKILAQLKSWMDQSTLSR
- a CDS encoding diaminopimelate decarboxylase, which produces MHLYGTQQINELGHLTIGGVDTIELAKQYGTPLFVYDTALIRKRSRGFIDTFEQLGVKAQVAYASKAFACVAAYQLAAQENLSLDVVSGGELYTAIKAGFPADRIHFHGNNKSIAELELAFETGIGCIVVDNFYEISLIKEIAQQKTQKMKILLRVTPGVEAHTHDFITTGQADSKFGFDLNNGQADEAFKQVVNDEHIELLGLHCHIGSQIFETEGFSLAAGKVMQKMGAWKEQHGFVAQVLNLGGGFGIRYTEEDKPLEPHEYVADMIRTVQDESKKLNLAMPEIWIEPGRSLVGDAGTSLYTIGSQKTVPNVRDYIAVDGGMSDNIRPALYDAKYEAIIANKANDPKTSTYTVAGKLCESGDKLIIDASLQNAHTGDILAMFCTGAYGYSMASNYNRVPRPAVVFVENGEHQLAIKRESYEDLVVNDLPLTLTKGE
- a CDS encoding stage V sporulation protein AF, translated to MTNQLFTSMKIAEGFFNSQFEPDKNFDLCIKEIMIKNLPTLTVYVSGLVNGDSLTDILSELQRDNEEEEILDEQDYFHAHFNYYGVDLAKSIDDFMLGVLSGRVGFVTKSGYCYLAEFRNYPGRNPEEPDNEKVIRGSRDGFAENIILNTALVRRRIRSEKLRFQMHHVTTYSQTDVVLSYMSDLVNDKHLNWLVERLQQIRHDGLTMSDKSLEEWLFKQKYHPLPFVRYTERPDIVAAHILEGHIAIMVDTSPSVMLVPVTMFHLLQHAEEYRQAPLVGTMMRFLRFGAVILSFLLLPFWYLLVTHPELLPDKLAFIGINEKGEIPIFLQILIADIGIEYLRIAAIHTPTPLSTAMGLIAGIIIGQIAIDVGLFSSEIVLYTAITAIFTFAIPNYELSISVKVFRLMLLSATALFGINGFFIGGFLIFTYLCSLKPMNVPYLWPLVPFFPKAFARVIIRTPMSEDAPRPFIVNAKKRKRV
- a CDS encoding anti-sigma F factor (binds to sigma F preventing its association with RNA polymerase during sporulation), yielding MDNEMTLTFLARSENEGLARIAVTSFMAQLDPTIEELSECKTIVSEAVSNAIIHGYADNPHGIITVYAVRYGSEVSVTIKDEGCGIEDIEQAREPLFTTKPDLERSGMGFTIMESFSDFLQVESVLGKGTVVTFTKQILPIGTLVT